A window of the Oncorhynchus keta strain PuntledgeMale-10-30-2019 chromosome 21, Oket_V2, whole genome shotgun sequence genome harbors these coding sequences:
- the LOC118400520 gene encoding zinc finger protein 629-like codes for MSKMQLLQDYLNERLTAVAVEIFGAVENTIADYQEEISRSNEEIERLRRLLDLFFQPDIKLQKADPPQLTLLVPEEEVLAEKQHCEQEWSPSLDQEDPEPTQIKEEQEEFGTSQEEEQLQGLESDIKEVIFSPPFPPQPSHHPQTQTVENRERDALPTKTTEEIKTEPDGEGYGGSEANNELQPLSPVNSDCSAAHIGNSERDSIGLMSGLQPLKSKTTWTNKVQSSIKTREASELKVPLRAAHSGERPHRCPVCRKCFLKISILKTHQRIHTGEKPYCCNVCGKCFSRMGHLTEHMRTHTGEKPYQCKECSKCFSRMRNLTVHMRTHTDERPYKCPMCVECFRSASHLKWHQRRHHTGEKPRC; via the exons ATGTCTAAAATGCAGCTGTTGCAGGATTATCTAAACGAGCGGTTAACAGCGGTGGCTGTTGAGATATTTGGGGCCGTGGAAAATACCATAGCGGACTACCAGGAAGAAATCTCACGTTCAAATGAGGAGATCGAACGTCTACGGAGGCTGCTGGATTTGTTTTTCCAACCCGACATAAAGCTACAGAAAGCAG ACCCCCCGCAGCTCACGCTCCTTGTCCCTGAAGAGGAGGTTCTTGCTGAGAAGCAGCACTGTGAGCAGGAGTGGAGCCCCAGTCTGGACCAGGAGGACCCAGAGCCCACTCAGAttaaagaggaacaggaggagtttgggaccagtcaggaggaagagcagcttcaGGGGCTGGAGTCTGATATCAAAGAGGTCATAttctctcctccatttcctccccAGCCCTCACATCATCCCCAAACCCAAActgtggagaacagagagagggacgcTCTACCCACCAAAACAACTGAAGAGATCAAAACGGAACCGGATGGAGAGGGCTATGGAGGATCTGAAGCAAACAATGAATTACAGCCCCTCTCTCCAGTAAATTCCGACTGTTCTGCAGCTCATATTGGGAACAGTGAAAGGGACAGTATAGGGCTAATGTCAGGGTTACAGCCACTCAAATCAAAGACCACATGGACAAATAAAGTACAAAGCTCTATTAAGACCAGGGAAGCCAGTGAGTTGAAAGTTCCATTGAGGGCGGCTCACTCAGGGGAGAGACCACACAGGTGTCCCGTCTGCAGGAAATGCTTTCTGAAAATTAGCATTTTAAAAACTCATCAGAGAATTCACACTGGGGAGAAACCATATTGCTGTAATGTATGTGGCAAATGCTTCAGCCGGATGGGACACCTGACTGAGCATATGAGAACTCACACGGGGGAGAAACCATATCAGTGCAAAGAATGTAGCAAATGCTTCAGCCGGATGAGAAACCTGACCGTTCATATGAGGACTCACACAGATGAGAGACCATATAAGTGCCCCATGTGTGTAGAATGCTTCAGATCAGCAAGTCATCTAAAATGGCACCAGCGAAgacatcacacaggagagaaaccacgTTGCTGA